Below is a window of Methanobrevibacter sp. TMH8 DNA.
CTGCTTTATACGATCAAATTTGGTTAGGTTCTTACATGTCTGGTGGTGTTGGATTTACCCAATATGCATCAGCTGCTTATACTGACAATGTTCTCGACGACTTCTTATACTATGGTAAAGAATATGTCGAAGATAAATTCGGTTTATGTGAAGCTCCAAATAATATGGATACTGTTCTCGATGTAGGTTCTGAAGTAACTTTCTATGGATTAGAACAATACGAAGAGTACCCAGCATTACTTGAAACTCAATTCGGTGGTTCTCAAAGAGCTTCTGTTGTTTCAGCTGCTGCTGGTTGTTCCACTGCATTTGCTACTGGAAACTCACAAACTGGTTTAAGCGCATGGTACTTATCCATGTACTTACACAAAGAACAACACTCCAGATTAGGATTTTATGGTTACGATTTACAAGATCAATGTGGTGCATCCAACGTATTCTCTATCAGAAACGACGAAGGATTACCAGTTGAAATGAGAGGACCAAACTATCCTAATTACGCTATGAATGTAGGACACCAAGGTGAATACGCAGGTATTTCACAAGCTCCTCACTCTGCTCGTGGAGATGCATTTGCATTCAATCCATTAGTTAAAATTGCGTTTGCTGATAAAAACTTAAGCTTTGACTTCACCCAACCTCGTGCTGAAATTGCAAAAGGTGCATTAAGAGAATTTATGCCTGATGGTGAAAGAGCTTTAATTATACCAGCTAAATAGGTGTGAAAACACCTATTATTTTTTTATTTTTAGAAATTGTTTTTAGAATAAGAAAATTTAAATTAAAATTATCAAAATATAATGAAGAATATGTGAAGATTATCTCTTATAAATGAAAATAAATGAAGATTTATCTTATAAATGAAAATTATATAATAATTATCTAATGAAACAATTATCTAAAATTAATAAAAATCACATTTATTAAATAATCAATTTAATAAAACTAAGGAGGAAAAGAAATATGGACCCTATAACATTAGGTGTTGTTGCATTGATGGGTGCAGCTGCGACTATTGCTGGTGCCTCAGAGGACTTAGAGTCTGATGTAGGTTCTATGAGTAATCCAAACTCACAAGTTCAGCTCGCTCCTCAAATGGGACATTTACACCGATTCGTGAATAAGGCGGTTTCTGGTGAACCAGTCGCTTATGGTACCTGGTGTGGTATCGCAGGATCTATCGCATTTGTTTTAATTTCACCAATGTTTAATTTTAATGTAATGCCTATTGCAGGAATTGCTATTGGTGCAACTATTGCTGCTTTAGTACACGTTGTATATACAGTTACTTCACACTTGGGACGGATTGTAAGTCAATCTCAATTTGAACAACCATTATTTATGGATGCTTTAACTCAATCTTTAGGACCTATTGCAGGTCATGGTTTTATAACTACTTTTTGTATTGTAAGTATAGCTTATTTAATGACTATACCTCTAAATGGAACTCCATTGCATGTTTTCCCATTACCGCTTCTCGCTGTTTTGTGGGGAATAACTATTGGTGCTATTGGTTCTTCTACTGGAGATGTTCATTATGGTGCAGAAAGAGAATATCAACAATATCCTTTTGGTGGAGGTATTCCTGTAGCTATACATGGTGATATTGTAACTAAAGGTGAAATTGGTGCAAGAAATTCTCTTGATATTGTTAACTTCTGTGCGAAATTTGGTGGACCATTAACTGGTTTCTGTTTTGGCGCTGTTGTATTCCTCAGTTTCTGGATAACTGTAGTGTTCGGATTAATTGGAGGATTAATAGCTGGTTTAATCA
It encodes the following:
- the mtrE gene encoding tetrahydromethanopterin S-methyltransferase subunit E — protein: MDPITLGVVALMGAAATIAGASEDLESDVGSMSNPNSQVQLAPQMGHLHRFVNKAVSGEPVAYGTWCGIAGSIAFVLISPMFNFNVMPIAGIAIGATIAALVHVVYTVTSHLGRIVSQSQFEQPLFMDALTQSLGPIAGHGFITTFCIVSIAYLMTIPLNGTPLHVFPLPLLAVLWGITIGAIGSSTGDVHYGAEREYQQYPFGGGIPVAIHGDIVTKGEIGARNSLDIVNFCAKFGGPLTGFCFGAVVFLSFWITVVFGLIGGLIAGLIIVILLIIMNERIENFARTKYGPYKED